The Granulicella arctica genome segment GACTTACGCCCTACGAATACCTCTGCAAAATCTGGACACAGACCCCAGATAAATTTACTCTCAACCCAATCCATCAAATGCCGGGACTAAACAGCTACGCTCCGCTCAAGATGACAGCTTTTGAGGGGTCGGGCGAACAGCAAGGACGGAGGCGAGACGCTAGTGGGTGGGGGTGCGTCCTATAATCGGATGAACCACGGAGACGGCATGACAGAGAGTGCGCGGCGGCGAAAGGTTGCGAGCATCCTGCTTGGTGCGTCCCTGCTGGCGCTGTTCCTGATCCTTGCGTCCATGAATGCGTTCCATAACTTCCTGAATCCGGCGACGACCGGGCAGATTGTGGTGTTCACGGGAATCTCGGCGGTTGCGTTCGTGCTGTTTGTGGGCGTGCTGGTGATGCTGGTCCGGAACGTGTTGAAGTTGTATGCGGACCAAAGCAGCCGGGTGATGGGAAGGCGGCTGCGGACGCGGATGCTGTGGGGCGCGGTGCTGGTAAGCCTGATTCCGATCTCGTTTATGTTCGCATTTAGTTATCTGTTGATGAACCGGTCGGTCGATCGCTGGTTCTCGCAGCCGCCAACACGGGTGCGCGATGACAGTACGCGGATGGCTCTGGAGCTGGCACAGTACACGGCGACGAATGCGCGGGCGGAGGCAGAGTCGATTGCGACTGGTCTGCCGGAGATGACTGCGGCCGGAACAACCGGAGCGACGATGGGGACGGCAGCGGTCTCGCAGGAGAACCTGCTGCGGGTCTTGCAGGTGCTGCGGCAGCATGAGATTACGCTGCAAAGCGGATTTGTGGTGGTGTATCACGACGGGCAGGCGGTGGCGGCGTTCCACCTGCCGGAGCAGACAGGGAGCAAGCCGAAGGTCAAGTCGTGGCTGCCCGAGCATAGCGATCTGATCGACGATCCGGACACTCCGCCGAAGGGAGCGAGAGAGCGTCCAAACGCAGAGACGGCGGAGGGGCTTGAACTCGCCATGCCGGTGGACGGGACGATCCTAGCGGCGGCGGAGCGCAGCGATGGGCCGATGTTCAGCCTGGGAACGACGGACTACGCGCTGGGAATGTCGGTGCTGAAGAACGGCGGGAGTGTGGTGGTGGGCCTGCCGATGCCGTATGGGATGTCGGCAACCATGACGGAGCTGCGGAAGTCGGCGGATGACTACTGGAAGCTGTTCCGTAGCCGGCGACTGATCCGCAATACGTATACATGGCTGCTGTTGATGATGACCTCACTTGCGCTGTTTGCCACGAGTTGGTTGGCGCTTCACCTGTCGAAGCAGGTGACGAAGCCGGTGGAGGCGCTGGCGGATGCGATGGAGGCGATAGCGGCAGGAGACTATGCGCATCGTGTGGGCGACAGCGCGACGGAGGAGCTAGAGGAGCTGGTGCGGAGCTTCAACCACATGGCGGCGGATCTGGAGGGAAGCCGACGAGCGGTGGAGATGTCGACAGTGCAGTTGAGTCTCGCAAATGCAGCTCTGGAGGCGCGTCGGGGAGAGCTGGAGACGATGCTCCAGACGATTCCGAATGGCGTGGCGACGCTCGATGCGCAGCGACGGATCGTGCTGGCCAACCGTGCTCTGAGCGAGATGATGGACCCGGGTGGGCAGCTGCCGTTTCTGGGGATGGCGATGGAGGCGGTCTTTCCGATGGAGGTGGTGGAGGCGCTGGATCGACTGATCAAGCGCAGTCACCGGATGGGGTCGGCGGCGGCCGAGCTGGAGATGAGTGCACCGAAGGGAAACGGCGGCGGCGTGATGAATCTGCTCGCGACGGTGGCTCTGCTGGAGACGGGAGAACGTGCGCATCTGGGTTATGTGGTGGTGCTCGAGAATGCGACGGAGCTGTTGCAGGCGCAGAAGCAGTCGGCGTGGAAGGAGGTCGCGCGACGAGTGGCGCACGAG includes the following:
- a CDS encoding sensor histidine kinase produces the protein MTESARRRKVASILLGASLLALFLILASMNAFHNFLNPATTGQIVVFTGISAVAFVLFVGVLVMLVRNVLKLYADQSSRVMGRRLRTRMLWGAVLVSLIPISFMFAFSYLLMNRSVDRWFSQPPTRVRDDSTRMALELAQYTATNARAEAESIATGLPEMTAAGTTGATMGTAAVSQENLLRVLQVLRQHEITLQSGFVVVYHDGQAVAAFHLPEQTGSKPKVKSWLPEHSDLIDDPDTPPKGARERPNAETAEGLELAMPVDGTILAAAERSDGPMFSLGTTDYALGMSVLKNGGSVVVGLPMPYGMSATMTELRKSADDYWKLFRSRRLIRNTYTWLLLMMTSLALFATSWLALHLSKQVTKPVEALADAMEAIAAGDYAHRVGDSATEELEELVRSFNHMAADLEGSRRAVEMSTVQLSLANAALEARRGELETMLQTIPNGVATLDAQRRIVLANRALSEMMDPGGQLPFLGMAMEAVFPMEVVEALDRLIKRSHRMGSAAAELEMSAPKGNGGGVMNLLATVALLETGERAHLGYVVVLENATELLQAQKQSAWKEVARRVAHEIKNPLTPISLSAEQIHRHIGRMETTMAVDGTSSPSIAVIRRCSEVITSSVESMRGLVDQFAALAEFPTARPRPADLNTIVENSLAMFAGRLQNIRLVRSMEAGLPLVMADPEALKRALGNLIDNAAEAMQQSLLREMLITTSLLGNGMIELTITDTGAGLTDEMRERLFLPYFSTKQRGTGLGLAIAAKIIQEHEGTIRAEKNEPAGAKFIVELRTASIADMGEGQTADALAGGGLV